DNA sequence from the Deltaproteobacteria bacterium HGW-Deltaproteobacteria-2 genome:
TCGTCGGAGGAGGATCTGTCGGCTGTGAAACAGCTTATTTTCTTGTTCATGAAAAAAAGAAGAACGTTAAAATAATTGAAATGCTCCCCGAAATAATGAAAGGTGTTTGCACCTCTAATCGCGGTTTCCTCATTCATTATCTGGAAAAAATGGGAGTGGAATTATTGAACTGCTCGATGCTTAAGGAAGTCGGCAACAAAGAAGTTCTTGTAGAACAAAACGTATCGAAAACAGTGCCCGATCCTTACATCACATGGACACCGATCGTACCGGAAAATATCGAAAATCCCTTTGCCAAGAAGATTAAAGATGAACTTCAGTCGCGGACACTCAAAGCCGATCTTGTCGTCTTATCGGCCGGAGCGCGCCCCGGCGACGAACTGTATTACGCGTGTTTGGCGGCCAACATCACACCCGAGCTGTATAACATCGGCGATTCATTTGCCTGCGGAAGATTACTGGAAGCCGTAAGGGCGGCATATCAGCTTGCCATCGTTGTGTAGGAAAGGTTTTTTTCACTATTCACCTTTCACTTTTCACTTTTAACCTTGCACCATGACTATTGAAAAAAGTGAGGTGAGCTATGAAGAAGAAAGATTATCTCCGGCTGGTTTTGATTTTTGCCATCTTTTTTTTAGCCTTGGGTGGCTGGCTGCTTCATCTACGGATACATCCGATTGCCAAAGACGCAGAAAATTACATACCCCTTGTGGCCGGGTTTATCAGCGTTTTAGTCATTCCCTTCTTATTTATTTTTCGATCAACAATTTCTTTTGCTTATCTTCTCAATGGTATGACGGTAATTATCGGTACAATTACCATGACTCATTTTACTATCGAAAATCCCCCGCAAGAATGGACATTGCAGACAATCTTCTTGGGAACGCTTCTGGCCGATGTAATACTGCTTTGGGGGAAATTTGCCGTGGGTAAAGCCCTTTATGATCTTGACGCTGTAATAAACCGGCCCGACGCGGAGAGAAACCGCGGCAGATTTTTCCGCTTTCCGAATATGGGCTTTTGGTTTGTGCACCTTGTCACATTAACCATCGTTTATATGATCGGTAGTTATTTTTGGAAATAAAAGGAGGTTGTTATGAAATATTTTATGTTATTCCAGCCGGGCTGGTGGGTATTACATGTTCTGGCTATTTTGCTGCTGCTTTTGATAGGTCATCTATAAACCGTTAAGTCGCGTAACCTGTGAGAAGTGAAGATGAAGGGTAAATAGTAAGAAAAGTTACAAGTGAAGTTCGATATCCAGCCGCCCTTGTCATTCCCCGGCTCTCTTCCGGGCAGATGCCTGGTGACCTGGGAATCCAGAGCTTTCCTTTTCATGTCTAACCACAGGGAGACATTTTTTGTCCTTTCTCTCTTCACCATTCACTATTCACTATTCACCTTTCACCCTTCACTTTGTCCCTCCGAGTGTAATGATTACAGAAATAGTCTGAAGTTAATAATTTTCATCTTGACCATTAAGTTCATTTTTTGTATACACGCCCACCAAATCACCCATGAGGTAGGACTTATCGATTAATGCAAGAAGAAAATAAATTTAAGCAAGCCACCAGGACGGCCAATCCCAGGTCAAAGACATCTAACAGAGGTCGCCGCATCCAGATACGCAAATCAGGCATCCACGGCAAGGGCGTCTATGCCATACGTCCCATCAAGGCCGGCGACAAGGTCTTGGAGTATAAGGGAGAGATCATAACTTGGAAGAAAGCCCTGGACCGTCATCCCCACGACGAAAGCCAGCCCAATCACACTTTCTATTTCCACCTGGATGACGGCCACGTCATCGACGCCAAGCACACTGGCAACTCCGCCAAATGGATTAATCACTCCTGCGAACCAAATCTGGAAGCCGAACAGGATGGCTACCGCATCGTCCTTAAAGCCCTGCGCGACATCAATGCCGGCGAGGAACTATCTTACGATTACGGTCTGGTGATCGACGCTCGCCGGACATCCAAGCTAAAGAAAGAATACGCCTGCTTGTGCCGCGCCAACAATTGTCGCGGCACCATGCTGAACTGTAAATAATAATAAGTTTTAAGATTTAAGGGTTAAGGGTTAAGGGTTTAATCTTTAAACTTAATTATTTAAATCTTCACTATGAACTATTTATAAAGCGCTTCGATTTTATCCTTTAATTTTGTAAGAACAACATTACGTTTAAGTTTCATTGTCGGTGTCAGTGTGCCATTATCCAGACTGAATGGTTCCGGAATAAGCAGAAATTTTTTGGGTATTTCATAACCGCCGAACTTTCCTTTCAGATGATTCATAATATCCTCGCTGATCATATCGATAATATCCTGACGCGCAACCAGTGTTTGAATATCACCCGGCAATCCTTTTTCTTTGGCGTAATTCAGCAGAACTTCAGGATCAGGAACGACAATGCAAATGTTGAAAGGCCGGTTCAAGCCGTAAATGACTGCCTGCTGAACAAAATGAACTAGACAGATTTCTTCTTCTAAAGCAACGGGGAAGCAGAATTTTCCATTTTCCAGTTTGTACTGTTCTTTGATGCGGCCGGTGATATAGAGAAATCCATCCTTATCCAGTCGGCCGCGATCTCCGGTGCGAAAGCCACCGTCTGGTGTCATGGCAGCTTTCGTGTCTTCAGGTCTGTTGTGATAGCCCTTCATGACATTGGGGCCGTAAATAATAATTTCACCGTCCGTCGCGCCTTCTTCAACTACGGACTGGTCGATAACGATTTTGACTTTCTCAATAGCCTTGCCGACACTGCCTAATCGGTAATCAAGGGAGCCATTCATTGCGGCTGCCGGCGATGTTTCCGTCAGACCGTAGCAATCGTAGATGGGAATGCCTATATCGAAGAAGAACTGAGCAATTTCTGGGTTCATGGCCGCACTGCCGCTCATTGAACCCATTAGTCTGCCACCGAGACGCTCTCTTATTTTTTTGAAAACAATCTTATCCGACAGTTGGAATTTAAGGTTAGTCATGAGATCGGATTTCCCTTTTGCCGCCAGTTCCCGTTTTTTCCTCGCAGCTTCAACACCCATCACAAAGAGAGTTTTTGCCAATCCTCCTTCCTTGTTCATCTTAGTCCAAAGACCATCGTAAATCCTGTTGAAGACGCGAGGCACAGCAACCATAAATGTGGGTCTTACTTGAAGGATGTCATTGACAATTGTTGATGGACTTTCCGCCAAACCCATAGCTCCGCCAAGATACGTAAGCGCAAATAATTCAGCAGTTTGACCGAATGAATGGGCCCAGGGCAGAATAACCAGATTCACAACTTCATTCTCTTGAAGTTCAGGATACAACTTCATACCTGCCAATGCATTGCTGGTAAAATTGCCGTGGGATAGCAAAACGCCTTTGGGATTGCCGGTTGTGCCGGATGTGTAGATGAGCTCCGCAATGTCGTCAGATTGAGGACGTTGGGAAGGAACCGCTTTTGCCGCACCCATTTTTTCAACCGCGGCCATTGAGTGTTCTCCTTCGGCATCAATGACGAATATATGCTTAAGGGTAGCGATATCTTTAGGGAAATCCTTTATTTTTTCATAAATTTCCGGCTTTGAAACAAAGAGGACGTTTATCTGACTGTCGGTAATGATGTATTTCCATACCTGAAGCAGCTCCGCTTCATACATAGGAACAAAACGTGCAACTCGTCCCCATGTGGCAAAAGCGGCAACAGCCCATTCCACACGGTTGTTGGCGATTATTCCGACGGCGTCGCCGTTGCCAATTCCAAGTTGGGCAAGCCCTGCACGGAGATTGTTAATCCGTGTGTCGACCTCTTTAAATGTTACCCACTCGTAAACACCGTTTTTGTTTTTCGTCCCGAAAAGTCTTCGATCGGCAAATTTGGCAGCGCTCTCTTCCCACCAATCAATCAAATTGTCCGGCTTGTCTAATGTCCAGGTATGCATTTGAAATTCCTCCATTATTTTACTTACACGCGGGGAATTTCATCCCCTGCGGGTTTTTACGACAATACTCCACCCCCCACAGGTTTAATTACTATAAGGCATTTTTCTAAAAAATTCAATCAAAACGTGAAACATATTAAACAATTAATAAACCAGTCGGTAAACATGGTTCCTAATAAATTAAGGAAAAGAGGTGCAAGAAGAAAATAACTGCATTACTGGACATAAAATTGTGCTGTAATTATTATTCTTGTCATGGTGTCGAAAACACTAACTGATATAATAACAAAGACTTATATTTCAGATTTCGCTGTAGAATTAATAATATCTGTTAATAGATGCCCATCTGGCAACCACCGGCGATGGTTGCGCCCAGTTCAACACATTGAGCAAGAATTTCTTTTGTAATCTCACCCTTGGCTATAACCGGCTGAAAAACAGTTTTAAATTTATAGCCCAGCGCGATGCGATCGATAGCTCTTAGTGCTCCTGTGCCGTCGTTTCCCGCACTGATGAACACAACAAAAGGTTTACGAAAGACCTTTTCATGCGCGCTGTAATAAGTGCGGTCAAAAAAATCCTTCACCATCCCGGACATGTAACCAAAGTTCTCCGGCGTGCCGATAGCCAGACCGTCGGCTGTCAAAAGATCTTCCAGCGTGGCGTCTGCGGCCTTCTTCAAGATCACTTCCACGCCTTCGATAGACTTTGCACCTTCAGCAACAGCCTGCGCCATCTTTTGAGTTTTCCCTGTCTGCGAATGATAAACGATTAATATTTTAGCCATATTTTATCTGCCATCTCTCACTTTTTCCTTTGATGTATCTGTTTTATTTTTTGGCATCTTTTCCTGATCAGAAGAATTTCTTCGCCGAGGAGACCCAGGGATTCCAGAAAATCCTGATGTGCTTCAGGCGATGACGTTTCGAACTCCGTATGCCAGCGTTCCATACCGTTCTCATCCAAACCGGCCTTGCGCAAGTATTTGATCCATTTTTCTTTCGTTAAAACGCGTGTCGAACGGATCAGCGTTTTATCATCCAGCAGACTGAGAATAAATTTTTGCTGCTGGCGTAGACGGCTGATTTCATCATTAATGTCCTTGAGCCTCCGGTGTAATATTTCCGTGCGATGTGATGAGCCGCCGCTGACAAGTTTTCTAATCACTCTTAATGGAATGCCGGCATTCCGCAACCGGGAAATTTCTTCCATCAGCAGATAGTCCTGTTCGGAATAAATACGATAATCCGCCCCGCTTCTTTCCCGCGGCGACAGAAGTCCGATTTTGTCATAATAAAGAAGCGTGCTTCTCGACAATCCAAATTTTTTGGCAATCTCCGAAATAGTATAGGTCACAGACATCCCTGAAATATGCCCAGACCGACACCTCTGCAATACCGGAACGGGGCTCATTGTTTATAGACTTCTTACTTCTTTGATCCTCTTCGCATCCAGACCAAGCCATTCAAGAAAGTTCTGATGACCCTGAGGGTTTTTCTCTTCAAAAAGGCAATGCCACTTTTTCATGTCGGCATCTTTCAGTCCGATCTCACGAAATAATTCAACCCACTGTTCAACAGTTACTTTGCCCATTTTTCTCATCCTTTCACTTTTATTTTTTTCATGGCCAATGGTAACGCGAATCTTAAACTATGAAGTTATAGACGGGTCAAGAAGTATTTTAATGAAACTTAGTGGCACTCGCTGAGAGCGAACGAGATGAAGCGCGAAGCGTAAGAGGGACTATACCAAGCGCTTTGGGATAATAAGCATAAAAAGTAAAATCCCCTTTAATCCCCCTTTAAAAAAGGAAAATAAAAATAAATGGTTCAAAACGGATCGGGTACAAAATCGAAATCAAACGTAATTATCCCAACTTTAGTTCTGATTTTTATGGGAATCTTTTTTTCATCTGCCGTTACCCAAATTTTAAGCTGCGGATTGTCGCTCTTTTTTACCACTTTATCTTTTTCCAGTTTATCCAGCATATTCATATTAGGCGTGATTTCAAT
Encoded proteins:
- a CDS encoding SET domain-containing protein-lysine N-methyltransferase yields the protein MQEENKFKQATRTANPRSKTSNRGRRIQIRKSGIHGKGVYAIRPIKAGDKVLEYKGEIITWKKALDRHPHDESQPNHTFYFHLDDGHVIDAKHTGNSAKWINHSCEPNLEAEQDGYRIVLKALRDINAGEELSYDYGLVIDARRTSKLKKEYACLCRANNCRGTMLNCK
- a CDS encoding long-chain fatty acid--CoA ligase; amino-acid sequence: MEEFQMHTWTLDKPDNLIDWWEESAAKFADRRLFGTKNKNGVYEWVTFKEVDTRINNLRAGLAQLGIGNGDAVGIIANNRVEWAVAAFATWGRVARFVPMYEAELLQVWKYIITDSQINVLFVSKPEIYEKIKDFPKDIATLKHIFVIDAEGEHSMAAVEKMGAAKAVPSQRPQSDDIAELIYTSGTTGNPKGVLLSHGNFTSNALAGMKLYPELQENEVVNLVILPWAHSFGQTAELFALTYLGGAMGLAESPSTIVNDILQVRPTFMVAVPRVFNRIYDGLWTKMNKEGGLAKTLFVMGVEAARKKRELAAKGKSDLMTNLKFQLSDKIVFKKIRERLGGRLMGSMSGSAAMNPEIAQFFFDIGIPIYDCYGLTETSPAAAMNGSLDYRLGSVGKAIEKVKIVIDQSVVEEGATDGEIIIYGPNVMKGYHNRPEDTKAAMTPDGGFRTGDRGRLDKDGFLYITGRIKEQYKLENGKFCFPVALEEEICLVHFVQQAVIYGLNRPFNICIVVPDPEVLLNYAKEKGLPGDIQTLVARQDIIDMISEDIMNHLKGKFGGYEIPKKFLLIPEPFSLDNGTLTPTMKLKRNVVLTKLKDKIEALYK
- a CDS encoding flavodoxin, with the protein product MAKILIVYHSQTGKTQKMAQAVAEGAKSIEGVEVILKKAADATLEDLLTADGLAIGTPENFGYMSGMVKDFFDRTYYSAHEKVFRKPFVVFISAGNDGTGALRAIDRIALGYKFKTVFQPVIAKGEITKEILAQCVELGATIAGGCQMGIY
- a CDS encoding MerR family transcriptional regulator; this encodes MSVTYTISEIAKKFGLSRSTLLYYDKIGLLSPRERSGADYRIYSEQDYLLMEEISRLRNAGIPLRVIRKLVSGGSSHRTEILHRRLKDINDEISRLRQQQKFILSLLDDKTLIRSTRVLTKEKWIKYLRKAGLDENGMERWHTEFETSSPEAHQDFLESLGLLGEEILLIRKRCQKIKQIHQRKK